In Streptomyces ambofaciens ATCC 23877, a single genomic region encodes these proteins:
- a CDS encoding cell division protein SepF, with amino-acid sequence MNSHDVTDEQWEGLAQVVPLRGRDAWPSAVGHRALPEAETETRRRFVVLRVNVFADAREVAEILMAGIPVLLDLTSAEGEVAKRVLDFSTGVVFGLASGMHRVDRNVFLLTPAGTEVNGLMEDAAGVPGV; translated from the coding sequence GTGAACAGCCACGACGTCACCGATGAACAGTGGGAGGGGCTCGCCCAGGTCGTTCCCCTGCGCGGGCGGGACGCCTGGCCCTCCGCGGTCGGCCACCGGGCGCTGCCGGAGGCGGAGACGGAGACCCGCCGTCGTTTCGTCGTCCTGAGGGTCAACGTGTTCGCGGACGCCCGCGAGGTCGCCGAGATCCTGATGGCGGGCATCCCGGTCCTCCTGGACCTGACCAGTGCCGAGGGCGAGGTCGCCAAGCGGGTCCTGGACTTCAGCACGGGAGTCGTCTTCGGCCTGGCCAGCGGCATGCACCGGGTCGACCGCAACGTCTTCCTGCTCACCCCGGCCGGCACCGAGGTGAACGGGCTGATGGAAGACGCGGCGGGGGTGCCCGGAGTGTGA
- a CDS encoding ATP-binding protein, producing MPVPPAPTAPAALLPDRPRVTELRLSAFAGHRRAVLRFGPLTVLAGPSGCGKTTALRAYEALARLGGGARLDAAFPDPAACVPERARPDAQHRRGFRIGCTADGTEGPVHLDVAVQAEPELRIVGERLTADGVVLLQTALRDPGRRAVQAAWHTAGSAPVTRAPLPDDRLGTPLLPLRVAGKTDGQRRVLAAAEQMVVALRSVFSCDPRPGRMREPVPSGSGRLLGGCDNLADVLWRTRTECGRRHAQFVAAVRAGCAGSVADVLAEPAAGGVVSALLDRGDGVRTGLARLGYGELRYLALALLLFTGPGVLEVDPAGEVPAALQTLTVLADGFDRGLDARQREELLRVAARMCDRGHIRLVAAVADASWAAGTDGVTVVHLDP from the coding sequence ATGCCAGTGCCACCTGCGCCGACGGCCCCCGCCGCCCTCCTCCCGGACCGGCCCCGCGTCACGGAGCTGCGGCTGTCCGCCTTCGCCGGGCACCGGCGCGCCGTGCTGCGGTTCGGGCCGCTCACCGTGCTCGCCGGACCCAGCGGCTGCGGCAAGACCACCGCGCTCAGGGCGTACGAAGCCCTGGCCCGGCTCGGGGGCGGTGCCCGGCTCGACGCGGCCTTCCCCGACCCGGCCGCCTGCGTGCCCGAGCGGGCCCGGCCCGACGCCCAGCACCGCCGGGGTTTCCGTATCGGCTGTACGGCCGACGGAACCGAGGGGCCGGTGCACCTCGACGTCGCCGTGCAGGCGGAACCCGAACTGCGCATCGTGGGGGAGCGGCTGACGGCGGACGGGGTCGTGCTGTTGCAGACGGCCCTGCGCGACCCCGGCCGCCGTGCCGTCCAGGCGGCCTGGCACACGGCCGGGTCGGCACCCGTGACCCGCGCCCCGCTGCCGGACGACCGGCTCGGGACCCCGCTGCTGCCGCTGCGGGTGGCCGGCAAGACGGACGGGCAGCGCAGGGTGCTCGCCGCCGCCGAGCAGATGGTGGTCGCCCTGCGCTCCGTCTTCTCCTGCGATCCCCGGCCCGGCCGGATGCGGGAGCCCGTGCCCAGTGGCTCCGGTCGTCTGCTCGGCGGCTGCGACAACCTCGCCGACGTGCTGTGGCGCACCCGCACCGAGTGCGGCCGGCGCCACGCGCAGTTCGTCGCGGCGGTACGCGCCGGATGCGCGGGCTCCGTCGCGGACGTGCTGGCCGAGCCGGCGGCCGGCGGCGTGGTCAGCGCGTTGCTCGATCGGGGCGACGGCGTCCGCACCGGCCTCGCGCGGCTCGGCTACGGCGAGCTTCGCTACCTCGCCCTCGCCCTGCTGTTGTTCACCGGCCCCGGAGTGCTGGAGGTCGACCCGGCCGGTGAGGTCCCCGCCGCGTTGCAGACGCTGACCGTGCTCGCCGACGGCTTCGACCGCGGCCTGGACGCGCGCCAGCGCGAGGAACTGCTCCGCGTGGCGGCGCGGATGTGCGACCGCGGCCACATCCGGCTGGTCGCGGCGGTGGCCGACGCCTCCTGGGCGGCCGGGACGGACGGTGTCACGGTGGTACACCTGGACCCGTGA
- a CDS encoding LLM class F420-dependent oxidoreductase, whose amino-acid sequence MDLRIFTEPQQGATYDTLLTVAKATEDLGFDAFFRSDHYLRMGSADGLPGPTDAWITLAGLARETKRIRLGTLMTAGTFRLPGVLAIQVAQVDQMSGGRVELGLGAGWFEEEHKAYGIPFPKEKFARLEEQLAIVTGLWATETGKTFDFHGKFYDLTQSPALPKPAQTKVPVLIGGHGATRTPRLAARYADEFNIPFASLEDTERQFARVRAAAEEVGREADALTYSNALVVCVGKDDAEVARRAAVIGREVEELKANGLAGSPAEVVEKIGRYAEAGAQRIYLQVLDLDDLDHLELISSQVQSQLS is encoded by the coding sequence ATGGATCTGCGTATCTTCACCGAGCCCCAGCAGGGGGCCACCTACGACACCTTGCTCACCGTGGCCAAGGCCACCGAGGACCTCGGCTTCGACGCCTTCTTCCGCAGCGACCACTATCTCCGCATGGGCTCGGCGGACGGCCTCCCCGGCCCCACCGACGCCTGGATCACCCTGGCCGGCCTCGCCCGCGAGACCAAGCGCATCCGGCTCGGCACCCTCATGACCGCCGGCACCTTCCGGCTGCCCGGTGTCCTCGCCATCCAGGTCGCCCAGGTCGACCAGATGTCGGGCGGCCGCGTCGAGCTGGGCCTGGGCGCCGGCTGGTTCGAGGAGGAGCACAAGGCGTACGGCATCCCCTTCCCCAAGGAGAAGTTCGCCCGCCTGGAGGAGCAGCTGGCGATCGTCACCGGTCTGTGGGCCACCGAGACCGGCAAGACCTTCGACTTCCACGGGAAGTTCTACGACCTGACCCAGTCGCCCGCGCTGCCCAAGCCCGCGCAGACGAAGGTTCCCGTCCTCATCGGCGGCCACGGCGCCACCCGCACGCCGCGCCTGGCCGCCCGGTACGCCGACGAGTTCAACATCCCCTTCGCCTCGCTCGAGGACACCGAGCGCCAGTTCGCACGGGTGCGGGCCGCCGCCGAGGAGGTCGGCCGCGAGGCCGACGCCCTCACCTACTCCAACGCCCTCGTCGTCTGCGTCGGCAAGGACGACGCCGAAGTCGCCCGCCGGGCCGCGGTGATCGGCCGCGAGGTCGAGGAGCTGAAGGCCAACGGCCTGGCCGGCTCCCCGGCCGAGGTCGTCGAGAAGATCGGCCGCTACGCCGAGGCCGGCGCCCAGCGGATCTACCTCCAGGTCCTCGACCTCGACGACCTGGACCACCTGGAACTGATCTCCTCCCAGGTCCAGTCGCAGCTGTCATGA
- a CDS encoding effector-associated domain 2-containing protein has protein sequence MALLFDLTEALCGMSCTEDPQARGQFAQMLGESLGRPVDLRGVRQREDVVTLVRTALNEAGGEHVLVAVVRILEGAPAGEELDQLISPARSGAPPPQTPPGPLGRDDETSARAVLAKGDLPADLLRDDLAVELGGLDLPIGLLPDQLFQYVLERNVQPDGLPPAVLLLDRAALLADAPDHRTALSGWVDDWARRADLTRALEQRRAARATVVRGPDIPRCLIVAVEPARDASGDVVVRHWLNTVAGHWNPQPGTPAVTTLDALGTAVDEALSRGARLRPGPRDRRPSGHGQPSAYVEFVLPYDLLNHDVAGLTHRVGDGQPLRLGTRYGVHLRSLERMRSRDRRVLEQWEERWYALREQGVAVHGWSEPDGGRLGAWQTALAGDTGRTAVVLDAPVDAPALEALKAAIAEGVGLAVWDRRGVFPEERREVVTALFAAVPTPGQIPLAVHRLRENAERHSQGPGRLLGRHIGFLWDDPTRLVDIQSDYGDLAGEEATA, from the coding sequence ATGGCGCTGCTGTTCGACCTGACCGAGGCGCTGTGCGGCATGAGCTGCACGGAGGACCCGCAGGCGCGCGGACAGTTCGCCCAGATGCTCGGCGAGAGCCTCGGCCGGCCCGTCGACCTGCGGGGCGTCAGACAGCGCGAGGACGTGGTGACCCTCGTCCGCACCGCCCTGAACGAGGCGGGCGGGGAACACGTACTCGTCGCAGTGGTGCGCATCCTCGAAGGCGCGCCGGCCGGCGAGGAACTGGACCAGCTGATCAGCCCCGCCCGCTCCGGTGCCCCGCCTCCCCAGACGCCGCCGGGCCCGCTCGGCCGCGACGACGAGACCAGCGCGCGTGCCGTCCTGGCCAAGGGCGATCTCCCCGCGGACCTGCTGCGGGACGACCTCGCCGTCGAACTGGGCGGTCTCGACCTGCCCATCGGGCTCCTGCCCGACCAGCTCTTCCAGTACGTCCTCGAACGGAACGTCCAGCCGGACGGCCTGCCGCCCGCCGTGCTCCTGCTCGACCGGGCCGCTCTTCTCGCCGACGCGCCCGACCACCGCACCGCCCTGTCCGGCTGGGTCGACGACTGGGCCCGGCGCGCGGACCTGACCCGCGCGCTGGAACAACGGCGGGCGGCACGGGCCACCGTGGTGCGCGGCCCCGACATCCCCCGCTGCCTGATCGTCGCCGTCGAACCGGCCCGGGACGCCTCCGGCGACGTGGTGGTCCGCCACTGGCTCAACACCGTCGCCGGCCACTGGAACCCCCAGCCCGGTACCCCGGCCGTCACCACTCTGGACGCGCTCGGCACGGCCGTCGACGAAGCGCTGAGCCGGGGCGCCCGGCTCCGTCCCGGTCCCCGCGACCGGCGTCCGAGTGGACACGGGCAGCCTTCGGCGTATGTCGAGTTCGTCCTTCCGTACGACCTCCTCAACCACGATGTGGCGGGGTTGACGCACCGTGTCGGCGACGGCCAGCCGTTGCGCCTGGGCACCCGGTACGGGGTCCACCTCCGCAGCCTCGAGCGCATGCGGTCCAGGGACCGCCGCGTCCTGGAGCAGTGGGAGGAACGCTGGTACGCGCTGCGGGAGCAGGGCGTGGCCGTGCACGGCTGGAGCGAGCCGGACGGCGGCCGGCTCGGCGCCTGGCAGACGGCGCTCGCCGGGGACACCGGACGTACGGCCGTGGTGCTGGACGCCCCGGTCGACGCGCCCGCCCTGGAGGCACTCAAAGCCGCCATAGCGGAAGGCGTGGGGCTTGCGGTCTGGGACCGGCGGGGAGTCTTCCCGGAGGAACGCCGGGAGGTGGTGACCGCCCTGTTCGCCGCCGTGCCGACGCCCGGGCAGATCCCCCTGGCCGTCCACCGCCTCCGGGAGAACGCCGAACGGCACTCCCAGGGGCCCGGCCGGCTCCTCGGCCGGCACATCGGTTTTCTCTGGGACGACCCCACCCGTCTTGTCGACATCCAGTCCGACTACGGCGATCTCGCCGGCGAGGAGGCAACGGCATGA
- a CDS encoding DUF7144 family membrane protein has product MSQHAAPSPGRPTHGAGTPRSADRSSGWVTGGVVFAGVLLLLNGALAVLQGIAAIAEDDVYARVGSYVYELNLTGWGIIHVILGALLLATGYGLLKDMAWARFAGIFLASISLIAQFLFLPYAPVWSVIMMAIDVFVIWALASRQDRADQRS; this is encoded by the coding sequence ATGAGCCAGCACGCCGCACCTTCTCCCGGCAGGCCGACGCACGGCGCAGGCACCCCGCGGTCGGCGGACCGCTCCAGCGGATGGGTGACCGGCGGGGTCGTCTTCGCGGGCGTCCTGCTGCTGCTGAACGGCGCCCTCGCCGTCCTCCAGGGCATCGCGGCCATCGCCGAGGACGACGTGTACGCCCGCGTCGGCAGCTACGTCTACGAGCTCAACCTCACCGGCTGGGGCATCATCCACGTCATCCTGGGCGCCCTCCTCCTCGCCACGGGCTACGGACTGCTCAAGGACATGGCCTGGGCGCGTTTCGCGGGCATCTTCCTCGCCTCGATCAGCCTCATCGCCCAGTTCCTGTTCCTGCCGTACGCGCCCGTCTGGTCGGTGATCATGATGGCGATCGACGTCTTCGTGATCTGGGCGCTGGCCAGCCGTCAGGACCGGGCGGACCAGCGGTCCTGA
- a CDS encoding chloride channel protein: MATQPPPANAVPGRAEQSLRHTLLSPGYLRLLLLCVLLGVPVALACFFFVGFQHQLQHWVWTSLPEAAGYDAPPWWWPLPALLLAGLILAPIVTRMPGGGGHLPVNGLGGAPVGPRALPGAVLAALATLPLGVVLGPEAPLMAVGSGLALLAVRRAKAAGDPRASAIIATAGSTAAISTILGGPVAAAVLLIEGAGLAGAQLVTLLLPCLLASAAGALVFTGFGQWTGLEIGALSLQDLPPAAGPDAGDFLWGIPTAALIAVLVTLARELGHRTVSWTRRHTAARTVLCAVAVGACLCAYALITGRSPAEAALSGQATLGRLAADPHAWSVGALVALVACKGLAWGIALGSLRGGPIFPAVLLGAATAVACSGLPGFGVTPALALGISAAAAAVTGLPLASAVLAVLLMGKDAHDQTPLIVIASVVAFVVAQLVRRTEPAAAESPGGGTAR; encoded by the coding sequence GTGGCGACTCAGCCCCCGCCGGCGAACGCGGTGCCGGGCCGGGCGGAACAGTCCCTGCGGCACACGCTGTTGAGCCCCGGCTATCTGCGGCTGTTGCTGCTGTGCGTCCTGCTGGGCGTGCCCGTCGCGCTGGCCTGCTTCTTCTTCGTCGGGTTCCAGCACCAGCTGCAGCACTGGGTGTGGACGTCGCTGCCCGAGGCGGCCGGCTACGACGCCCCGCCCTGGTGGTGGCCGCTGCCCGCGCTGCTGCTGGCCGGGCTGATCCTCGCGCCGATCGTCACCAGGATGCCGGGCGGCGGCGGGCATCTGCCGGTGAACGGGCTGGGCGGCGCGCCCGTCGGCCCCCGCGCGCTGCCCGGCGCCGTCCTGGCCGCGCTGGCCACGCTGCCGCTCGGTGTGGTGCTGGGGCCGGAGGCGCCGTTGATGGCCGTCGGCAGCGGACTCGCGCTGCTGGCGGTACGGCGGGCGAAGGCGGCCGGCGACCCGAGGGCGAGCGCGATCATCGCGACGGCCGGGTCCACCGCCGCGATCTCCACCATCCTCGGCGGGCCGGTGGCGGCGGCCGTCCTGCTGATCGAGGGGGCGGGTCTCGCGGGTGCCCAGCTGGTCACCCTGTTGCTGCCCTGTCTGCTGGCCAGTGCGGCGGGCGCCCTGGTCTTCACCGGGTTCGGGCAGTGGACGGGCCTGGAGATCGGCGCCCTGAGCCTGCAGGACCTCCCCCCGGCCGCCGGCCCGGACGCGGGCGACTTCCTCTGGGGCATCCCCACCGCGGCACTGATCGCGGTGCTGGTCACACTGGCCCGCGAGCTGGGTCACCGCACCGTCTCCTGGACGCGGCGGCACACGGCCGCACGCACCGTCCTGTGCGCCGTGGCCGTGGGCGCCTGCCTCTGCGCGTACGCCCTGATCACCGGCCGTTCCCCGGCGGAGGCGGCCCTGTCCGGTCAGGCCACGCTCGGGCGGCTGGCCGCGGACCCGCACGCCTGGTCGGTGGGCGCGCTGGTCGCCCTGGTCGCGTGCAAGGGGCTGGCCTGGGGCATCGCGTTGGGCAGTCTGCGCGGAGGGCCGATCTTCCCGGCCGTACTGCTGGGCGCGGCCACGGCCGTCGCGTGTTCCGGTCTGCCGGGCTTCGGGGTGACGCCGGCCCTCGCCCTGGGCATCTCGGCCGCCGCGGCGGCGGTGACGGGACTGCCACTGGCCAGCGCGGTGCTGGCGGTCCTGCTGATGGGCAAGGACGCCCACGACCAGACGCCGCTGATCGTCATCGCGTCGGTCGTCGCCTTCGTCGTCGCCCAGTTGGTGCGCCGCACCGAACCGGCGGCGGCCGAGAGCCCGGGCGGGGGAACCGCACGGTGA
- a CDS encoding DUF6099 family protein — protein sequence MDAVRLIVTSGRALAAGGEVPDILAEVWQVQALAQAIGSRLAVHGPPELRGEAIGLTELAGRGCGVLHTPELAPGELRAAQLTELGDARQALMRLGTLLGETGIALVGIACAADDEATYWQCMEAIDAADESRDRVLEMLRKLADRDAGLPAREAG from the coding sequence ATGGACGCTGTTCGGCTCATCGTGACGAGTGGGCGTGCCCTGGCGGCCGGCGGCGAGGTGCCGGACATCCTGGCGGAGGTGTGGCAGGTGCAGGCCCTGGCGCAGGCGATCGGCAGTCGGCTGGCGGTCCACGGACCACCGGAGCTGCGCGGCGAGGCGATCGGGCTGACCGAGCTGGCGGGCCGCGGCTGCGGAGTGCTGCACACCCCGGAGCTGGCCCCCGGTGAGCTGCGCGCCGCCCAGCTCACCGAGCTGGGCGACGCACGGCAGGCCCTGATGCGCCTGGGCACCCTGCTCGGGGAGACCGGCATAGCCCTGGTCGGCATCGCCTGCGCCGCCGACGACGAGGCCACGTACTGGCAGTGCATGGAGGCCATCGACGCGGCCGACGAGTCGCGTGACCGGGTCCTGGAGATGCTGCGCAAACTGGCGGACCGGGACGCGGGCTTACCCGCGCGGGAGGCGGGCTAG
- a CDS encoding AAA family ATPase, with amino-acid sequence MNAQEQASPNGWRVFHGTGRPPVVPPALPAAPPWRLFRGEPSQPAPPDDPQAALRRLGDGQVTAQLGTDEIDVVNAALLLRRPLLITGPPGVGKSTLAYLISRELGLGRVLEWSIVSRTTLRDGLYVHDAMGRAQAIAAWQAGLRGTEAGEPGRTDPAAAQALAETADVNAPLSASPEQLPPVLGDFITLGPLGTALLPYDRPRVLLVDELDKSDIDLPNDLLHVLENGSYDVPELVRDAADSARVHTSDPGGQALLRGGRVECREFPIVVITSNGEREFPAAFRRRCLPLEMRTPSRRQLLALVEGHLGARPQGTEDLVDLFVQRVQAGGTHSLDQLLNAVQMTTAGGFQADGDGRKLVEMLLRDLAKGR; translated from the coding sequence ATGAACGCGCAGGAGCAGGCGTCCCCGAACGGCTGGCGGGTGTTCCACGGCACCGGCCGGCCACCGGTCGTGCCGCCCGCGCTGCCCGCGGCGCCGCCCTGGCGGCTCTTCCGCGGCGAGCCGTCCCAGCCCGCGCCGCCGGACGACCCGCAGGCCGCGCTGCGCCGCCTGGGCGACGGGCAGGTCACCGCGCAACTGGGCACCGACGAGATCGACGTCGTCAACGCCGCCCTGCTGCTGCGCAGGCCGTTGCTCATCACCGGCCCGCCGGGGGTCGGCAAGTCCACCCTCGCCTACCTCATCTCCCGCGAACTGGGCCTCGGCCGGGTCCTGGAGTGGAGCATCGTCAGCCGCACCACGCTCCGGGACGGCCTGTACGTCCATGACGCCATGGGACGTGCCCAGGCCATCGCCGCCTGGCAGGCCGGGCTGCGCGGCACCGAGGCCGGCGAACCCGGCCGGACGGACCCCGCCGCCGCGCAGGCCCTGGCCGAAACGGCCGACGTCAACGCCCCGTTGTCGGCGTCACCCGAGCAACTCCCGCCCGTGCTAGGCGACTTCATCACCCTCGGGCCCCTCGGGACGGCTCTCCTCCCCTACGATCGTCCCCGGGTGCTCCTCGTCGACGAACTCGACAAGAGCGACATCGACCTGCCCAACGACCTGCTGCACGTCCTGGAGAACGGAAGTTATGACGTCCCGGAACTGGTCCGTGACGCCGCCGACAGCGCGCGCGTCCACACCAGCGACCCCGGCGGCCAGGCACTGCTGCGGGGCGGACGGGTCGAGTGCCGGGAGTTCCCGATCGTGGTGATCACCAGCAACGGCGAACGGGAGTTCCCCGCCGCCTTCCGCCGGCGTTGCCTGCCGCTGGAGATGCGCACGCCGAGCCGCCGGCAGCTGCTGGCCCTGGTGGAGGGGCACCTGGGGGCCCGGCCGCAGGGGACCGAGGACCTGGTGGACCTCTTCGTGCAGCGGGTCCAGGCCGGCGGCACGCACTCCCTGGATCAGCTACTCAACGCGGTGCAGATGACTACCGCGGGTGGTTTCCAGGCGGACGGTGACGGGCGTAAGCTCGTGGAAATGCTCCTCCGCGACCTCGCGAAGGGCCGCTGA
- a CDS encoding nucleotide pyrophosphohydrolase has protein sequence MTDLPHPPPDLPALQRRLAEFAAARDWQPYHTPKNLVAALSVEASELVEIFQWLTPEESARVMADPDTAHRVRDEVADVLAYLLQFCEVLGVDPLAALAAKIERNELRFPVRREPGA, from the coding sequence GTGACCGATCTTCCTCACCCGCCCCCCGACCTGCCCGCCCTTCAGCGCAGGCTCGCCGAGTTCGCCGCCGCACGGGACTGGCAGCCCTACCACACCCCCAAGAACCTCGTCGCGGCGCTCAGCGTGGAGGCCTCCGAACTCGTCGAGATCTTCCAGTGGTTGACGCCCGAGGAGTCGGCCCGCGTGATGGCCGACCCGGACACCGCGCACCGGGTCCGGGACGAGGTCGCCGACGTACTGGCGTATCTGCTCCAGTTCTGCGAGGTGCTCGGCGTCGATCCCCTGGCCGCCCTGGCGGCGAAGATCGAGCGCAACGAACTCCGCTTCCCGGTGCGGAGGGAACCGGGGGCCTGA
- a CDS encoding polynucleotide kinase-phosphatase has translation MLIGASGSGKSTFARRHFKPTEVLSSDFCRGLVADDENDQSASRDAFDVLHHIAGKRLAAGRRTVVDATNVQQDGRRQLIELARKHDVLPVAIVLDVPEEVCAERNAARTDRADMPRRVIQRHIRELRRSLRHLEREGFRKVHVLRGAAEAEQATVVTEKRFNDLTHLTGPFDIIGDIHGCAAELETLLARLGYTDGVHPGGRTAVFVGDLVDRGPDSPGVLRRVMSMVKSGNALCVPGNHENKYGRHLKGRKVQHTHGLAETVAQMEGESDEFRAEVREFIDGLVSHYVLDGGRLVVCHAGLPEKYHGRTSGRVRSHALYGDTTGETDEFGLPVRYPWAEDYRGRAAVVYGHTPVPEATWLNNTICLDTGAVFGGRLTALRWPERELVDVPAERVWYEPVKPLRTEAPGGKDGRPLDLADVHGRRTVETRHAGRITVREENAAAALEVMSRFAIDPRLLPYLPPTMAPTATSAADGYLEHPEEAFAQYAADGVARVVCEEKHMGSRAVALVCRDAEAARARFGVEGPTGSLYTRTGRPFLDDATVSEAVLDRLRAAIGEAGLWDELATDWLLLDTELMPWSLKASGLLRSQYAAVGAAAGAVFPGALAALEAAVARGVDAGGLPARQRERSADAVAFTEAYRRYCWTTDGLDGVGLAPFQILAVQGRSLAALPHDEQLALIDRLVEHDGSGLLRTTRRLYVDTGDPESVAAGTDWWLEMTGRGGEGMVVKPVGALARDAKGRLVQPGIKCRGREYLRIVYGPEYTRPDNLARLRQRSLGHKRSLAIREYALGLEALDRLADGEPLWRVHEAVFGVLALESEPVDPRL, from the coding sequence GTGCTGATCGGCGCCTCCGGCTCCGGCAAGTCCACCTTCGCCCGGCGCCACTTCAAGCCCACCGAGGTCCTCTCCTCCGACTTCTGCCGGGGCCTGGTCGCCGACGACGAGAACGACCAGAGCGCCAGCCGGGACGCCTTCGACGTCCTGCACCACATCGCCGGCAAGCGGCTCGCCGCCGGCCGCCGCACCGTCGTCGACGCCACCAACGTGCAGCAGGACGGCAGGCGTCAGCTGATCGAACTGGCCAGGAAGCACGACGTCCTGCCCGTGGCCATCGTCCTCGACGTCCCCGAGGAGGTGTGCGCCGAGCGCAACGCGGCCCGCACCGACCGGGCCGACATGCCCCGCCGGGTCATCCAGCGGCACATCCGCGAACTCCGCCGCTCCCTGCGCCACCTGGAGCGCGAGGGCTTCCGCAAGGTGCACGTCCTGCGCGGCGCGGCGGAGGCCGAACAGGCCACCGTCGTCACCGAGAAGCGCTTCAACGACCTCACCCACCTCACCGGTCCCTTCGACATCATCGGCGACATCCACGGCTGCGCCGCCGAACTGGAGACCCTGCTCGCCAGGCTCGGCTACACCGACGGGGTGCACCCCGGGGGCCGTACCGCCGTCTTCGTCGGCGACCTCGTCGACCGCGGCCCGGACAGCCCCGGCGTACTGCGCCGCGTGATGTCCATGGTGAAGTCGGGCAACGCCCTGTGCGTCCCCGGCAACCACGAGAACAAGTACGGCCGCCACCTCAAGGGCCGGAAGGTCCAGCACACCCACGGACTCGCCGAGACCGTGGCGCAGATGGAGGGCGAGAGCGACGAGTTCCGCGCCGAGGTGCGGGAGTTCATCGACGGCCTGGTGAGCCACTACGTCCTCGACGGCGGCCGGCTCGTGGTCTGCCACGCCGGTCTGCCGGAGAAGTACCACGGCCGCACCTCCGGCCGGGTCCGCAGCCACGCCCTGTACGGCGACACCACCGGCGAGACCGACGAGTTCGGGCTGCCCGTGCGCTACCCCTGGGCCGAGGACTACCGGGGCCGCGCGGCCGTCGTCTACGGCCACACCCCGGTACCGGAGGCCACCTGGCTGAACAACACCATCTGCCTGGACACCGGCGCCGTCTTCGGCGGCAGGCTGACCGCGCTGCGCTGGCCCGAGCGCGAACTGGTCGACGTACCGGCCGAGCGGGTCTGGTACGAACCGGTCAAGCCGCTGCGCACGGAGGCGCCCGGAGGCAAGGACGGCCGCCCGCTCGACCTGGCCGACGTGCACGGCCGGCGGACGGTGGAGACCCGGCACGCCGGCCGGATCACCGTACGCGAGGAGAACGCGGCGGCGGCCCTGGAGGTCATGAGCCGGTTCGCCATCGATCCCCGGCTGCTGCCGTACCTGCCGCCGACCATGGCGCCGACCGCCACCTCGGCCGCGGACGGCTACCTGGAGCACCCCGAGGAGGCCTTCGCCCAGTACGCGGCCGACGGGGTGGCACGGGTCGTGTGCGAGGAGAAGCACATGGGTTCGCGGGCGGTGGCGCTGGTGTGCCGCGACGCGGAGGCGGCGCGTGCCCGCTTCGGGGTGGAGGGCCCCACCGGGTCCCTCTACACGCGCACCGGCCGCCCCTTCCTGGACGACGCGACCGTCTCCGAGGCCGTCCTCGACCGGCTGCGCGCGGCGATCGGCGAGGCCGGCCTGTGGGACGAACTGGCCACCGACTGGCTGCTGCTCGACACCGAGCTGATGCCGTGGTCGCTGAAGGCCTCCGGACTGCTGCGGTCCCAGTACGCCGCCGTGGGGGCCGCCGCCGGCGCCGTCTTCCCGGGGGCGCTGGCCGCGCTGGAGGCCGCCGTGGCCCGAGGCGTCGACGCCGGCGGGCTGCCGGCCCGCCAGCGTGAACGGTCCGCCGACGCCGTCGCGTTCACGGAGGCCTACCGGCGCTACTGCTGGACCACCGACGGCCTCGACGGCGTCGGTCTGGCCCCGTTCCAGATCCTGGCCGTCCAGGGCCGCAGCCTGGCCGCCCTGCCACACGACGAGCAGCTCGCCCTCATCGACCGCCTCGTCGAACACGACGGCAGCGGCCTGCTGCGGACCACCCGGCGGCTGTACGTCGACACCGGCGACCCGGAGTCGGTGGCGGCGGGCACCGACTGGTGGCTGGAGATGACCGGCCGCGGCGGCGAGGGCATGGTCGTCAAGCCGGTCGGCGCGCTGGCCCGCGACGCGAAGGGACGCCTGGTCCAGCCCGGTATCAAGTGCCGGGGCCGCGAGTACCTGCGGATCGTCTACGGCCCCGAGTACACCCGCCCGGACAACCTCGCCCGGCTGCGGCAGCGGTCCCTGGGCCACAAGCGGTCCCTGGCGATCCGCGAGTACGCCCTCGGCCTGGAGGCCCTGGACCGCCTGGCGGACGGCGAGCCGCTGTGGCGGGTGCACGAGGCGGTGTTCGGCGTGCTGGCGCTGGAGTCGGAGCCGGTGGACCCGCGGCTGTGA